A segment of the Luteolibacter sp. Y139 genome:
TCCGCGTAACGGAAACCGTGGAAAGTAAACCGCGGCGTCCAGACTTCCTCGCCACCGCCCTTGCAAATGTAGGTGTCGATGGATGGCGCACCGCGCAAGTTGGCGGTATAGAGCGTGCCGTCGGGATTCAGCATCTCGCCATGGCGTAGCGTGATCTTCGTGCCAGCGGCAGCGGTGATCTTGAGCCGCAAGACCCCCACCATGTTCTGCCCGAGGTCATAGGTCCACTTGCCGGGAGCCGGTTGTGTCAAAGCCTTCGGCGTGATCTCCATCAGCTTCTTCACCGGCTCCATCACCTGGCCATCGATCGGCCGCGCGGGTTCCAGACGACGCAGCACGCCACCCCACGTCGAATCATCGAAGCCCGCCGTATTCCACCCGCTCACTTCGCGCCGGGCATCATAATCCTCACCGAACATGAAGTCGGTATAGGTCGTCGGACTCGCCGCCATCTTCCACGAGCCATCCGTCACGATCGTCTGCGTGGTGCCGTCCGTGAAGGTCACCTCCAATTGCCCGAGCAAGGCCGGACTCGCGCCCCAGAACTTGAAGCCGCCATTGCCGATGTGCCCCGAATACCATCCGGGCGCAAGATGCGCTCCGAAAACATTGTTCCCGGAAGCCAGCTGTGCGGTCACGTCATAGGCCTGATAACGTAAGCGCTTCGAGTAGTCCGTCCACTCCGGAGCGAGGATCGAATCCCCCACCCGCTGGCCATTCAATGAGAGCTCGTACACCCCCAGCGCCGCGGCATACAGCGTCGCCTTCTTCACCGGCTTCGCGAGAGCGAAGGGCTTGCGCAGATAGGGCACCGTCGTCGGCTTGGCGAGATCGCTTGGGTAATTCAGCGTGACCTGTTCATCGTAATACTTCACCAGCGACTTGCCATCGAGCGTGTAGTCCAGTCGCAGCCGCTTCACCTTGTTCGGCGCCGGATCACCACCGAGGTTGGCATTGTTCACCACGATGCTGAAGGGCCCGCTGGCGGCGCGGTTGTTCAGGTTGGTCAGGACATTGGCCGAAGCCGTGCCATCGATCGCCGCATAGGTCGCTGCCGTCAGCGTCACCGCGAGCGGCTTCGGAAGATCGGCAGGATAGTTGAAGGTGCTGTTCTCCGCGGTGAAGCGCACTGAACTCACACCATCGATCTCATAGTTCACACGCAGGCGCTTGACCTGATTGACTGCGGGATCGGGGCCGAAGTTGGTATTGTTCACCGCCTTGCTGAAGCTGCCGCCCTGCGCACTCGCCTGAAGAGAAGACGTGACGTCGCGATAGACGGAAGGATTCGCGACCGACTCGTAGCGCGCGCTGGTGATCGTTGGGAACACGATTGCCGGCAGATCGGCGGGATAGCTCATCACCGAATCCTCCGCGAAGGTCTTGGTGGTCGTCTGTGTTCCCCGCTGGTACTGCACCCGCAGTTGCTTGAGATGATTGTAGGAAGGCTCACCTCCGAAAGTCTCATTGGTCACGCCCAGCGCGAAGCTTCCTCCCGCCACCATGCCATTGAGCAGCGCGGTCGCATTGATCGGGGTGCCCGTGCCATCGATGGCCTCATAGGTCGCACTGAGGATCGTGGCAGGCGGACCTGTTTCAGTAGTGCCGAAAGTGGCACCATCGATCCACTGCGCACTCCAATCCGAATTCTCCAGCAGCCCGACGCTCCACTTCGCGGGGGTGCTCCATGCCGACGGGTGGTCGTCCTTGTCCCACGCGCGGATCTTCCAGTGGCACTGGGCGCGGGAAACGAGAGCCGTCCCCGCATACTCGATCTGGTTGGTGGCGCTGCCGCTCACCTTGCCACTGTCCCAAAGGTCGCCTTGGTTCGCCGCCAGGGCTTCCGGCGTCGACGCCACCAACACCTGCCACGCCGTCTGCTTCTCCCCGCGCTCGGTCGAAGCGACCACCCACGACAGCCGCGGCTCGATCTCATCAATGCCGATCGGATCGACCAAATACTCGCACCGGAGCTTCGAGACACTCAGGTCCGCGCATGCGTGGCCCGACCAGAAAGTGCTCAGAAAGAGAAGCGCGAGGGACCTTTTCACGCAGCGCAAGGTAGCGCCCCGCAGCCCGGGGACGACTGGAACAGATTCCAAAATCGCGCCAATGCACTTTCCCGCACCTCCGCTGCCGGTTTCCAAGGAAGCCGGAATCTCCCCCAAATACGACAATTCCGGAGATAGACGGCCAGCGGAATAAACGTTTAATCAGCTCCATGCTCCGCACCGCGCTCTTCGCCTCCCTTTGCGCCGTTCCCCTTCACGCCCAGGACGGCGGCCAGCTCTTCACCCTCTACTGCTCAGCCTGTCACGGCCCAGACGGGAAAGGCGCCACCGGCGGCGCCTTCCCCCCGCTGGCGGGCAGCCCGTGGGTCGCCGGAGACGCCACCCGCGCGGTGAAAGTCGTCCTCCACGGCCTCCACGGCGAAGTCGAAGTCGACGGCCGCACCTTCAATCTCGAGATGCCCCCGCAGGGCGGCGTCCTGCCCGACGACCAGATCGCCGCCATCCTCACCCACGTCCGCTCGTCGTGGGGAAACAAGGAGCAGCCCGTCACCCCGGAGTTCGTCAAAGCCACCCGCGACGCCACCGCCGACCGCAAGACCCAGTGGACCGCGGAGGAACTTCTCAAGCTCCATCCGCTCACTGCGACCAAGCCACCGATCGCCAACCTCCTTTCCCAAGTCTATCAGGGCGAGTGGCAGAAGCTCCCCGATTTCTCCACCCTGAAGCCCGGCAACGTCGAGGAGGAGCACAGCGGCAAGATCAGCATCGCCAAGGCCGGCTTCAACGAATCCTTCGGCATGGTCTGGCAGGGCGATCTCACCGCCCCGGAGGCTGGCGAGTTCCGCTTCCGCCTCGATGCCGACGATGGCGCACGCGTCCTGCTCGATGACAAGGAAGTCGTCAAAGTCGACGGCACCGGCCCCATGGACGGCAGTCGCGGCAAAGAAGGGAAAATCGAACTCACGGCCGGAGCCCACAAGCTGCGGGTCGAGTATTTCGAATTCCACGGCCAGGAAGGCATCGCCCTCTCCTGGCGCGGCCCAGGCATCCCCTCCTGGCGCAATCTTTCCGACAAGCCGCCCAAGGTCGGCCCCGATCCCATCCCGGTCGAACCGCAAAACGGCCGCGCCGTCGTCTATCGGAACTTCATCGCCGGCACCACACCGCGCGCCATCGGCATCGGCTTTCCCGGCGGTGTGAACCTCGCCTACTCCGCCGATAACCTGACCGCCGAGCTGATCTGGACCGGTGCCTTCATGGATGCCTCGCGCCACTGGGTCGAGCGTGGCCAAGGCGACCAGCCGCCCGCCGGCGAGAACGTCGTGAAGCTCTCAGGCTCCCCCTCCCTTCCCAAGGACGCCCGCTTCCGCGGCTACAAGCTCGATCCCACCGGTAACCCGACTTTCTCCGTGCAGATCGACAAACAGATCCTGCTCGATTCATGGAAGCCCGCCGGCTCCGCCCAGTCACCCGCCTTCCTCCGCACGCTGTCCCTGAAAGGCCAAGGCAGCCCGGTCGAGTTCCTGCTCTCCGAAAAACTCCCGGTCCAGAAAGCCAGCGACAAGGAGTTCGGCCTCGGCAACGACCTCTCGCTCCAAGCCGAAGGTGCCACCCTTGAGAACCGCGATAGCAAACTCGTCCTCAAGCTAGCGCCCGGCCAAACCGCCACTCTCACCTACCGCTGGAAGTGAAAACCCTCTCCGCGTCCACCATGTCCCTTTCGCGCTCCTTCGCCTTCTCCGTCTGCCTCGCCGCAGCTTCCTCCGCCCAGCAACAATCCGACTTCTACCGCCGCGAGGAAATCCCAACACCCAAGGGCGAGGTCCTGGAGCTCGGCTCCATCGCGCTGATGCCCGACCAGAAGATCGCCGTCACCTCGCGTCGCGGCGACCTGTGGATCTGCACCGGCGCTTACGAAGACGACCTTTCCAAGGTCACCTGGAAGAAGTTCGCCGAAGGCCTTCACGAGCCCCTCGGCATGTTCTGGAAGGACGGCTGGCTCTATCTCACCCAGCGCCCCGAGGTCACCCGCATCAAGGACTCGGACAACGACGGCGTCGCCGACACCTTCGAAACGATCTGCTCCGATTGGTCGATCAAGGGCGACTATCACGAGTATGCCTTCGGCTCCGAAGCCGACAAGGAAGGCAATATCTGGGTGGCGCTCTGCCTCACCGGTTCCTTCACCGCCGACGTCCCATTTCGAGGCTGGTGCGTCCGCATCACGCCGGACGGCAAGATGATCCCCACCTGCTCCGGCATCCGCTCCCCCGGCGGCATTGGCTTCAATGCGGACGGAGACGCCTTCTACACCGACAACCAAGGCCCGTGGAACGGCTCATCCTCGCTGAAATGGCTCAAGCCCGGTTCCTTCCAAGGGAATCCCCAAGGCAACAAGTTCTACGACCTCGCGCCGAACATGGGCAAGCGGCCCGTCGAGCCGAATGACCTCTCGCGCATCATCAAGGAGCGCGCTCGCATCAAGGAATTCGTTCCGCCGGCCGTGGTCCTTCCCCACGCCAAAGTCGGCCACTCTCCCAGCGGCTTCGCCGCGGATACCACCGGCGGAAAATTCGGCCCATGGGAAAAGCAGATCTACGTCGGTGAGCAAACGGAGTCCGAGGTTCAGCGAATCTCCTTGGAAAAGGTAAACGGCCTCTATCAGGGTGCCGTGTTCCATTTCCTGAAAGGCTTCGAGGCCGGCATAGTTCCGCTGCGCCAGGCCAGTGACGGCTCCGTCTTCATCGGCGGCACCAATCGCGGCTGGGCCTCCAGCGGCCACAAGCCCTTCACCTTCGAGCGCGTCCGTTGGACCGGCAAGACTCCCTTCGAGATGCACGATATCTCCGCATTGAAGGATGGCTTCGAGGTCACCTTCACCGAACCCGTCGATCCCGAGACGGCCGGCAAAACGGAGTCCTACAAGATGGAAGCCTGGACCTACATCTACCGCGCCGAATACGGCTCGCCCGAAGTCGACCAAGCCACCCCGAAAATCACCGCCGCCACCGTTTCGCCGGACAAGAAAAAGGTCCGCCTGAAGGTCGACGGCATGGTCCAAGGCCACGTCCATCACCTCCAAGCCTCCGGCGTGAAGTCCGCTTCCGGCGGCAAGCTGTGGCATGACGAGGGCTGGTACACGCTGAATGAAATTCCGAAATAGGGATGATCCTGAAGGTTTGCCCGAGTGCAATTGGGGAACGAAATTGTAGTTAAAGCCCTTGCCCGGCTAGCTACCCTGCGGTCGACCGTGCGCCTTTGGCATTTTCACCGAAGGTCGCACCAACGAACCTCCTGACAGCTCCCTCCTCATGCCCTCCCCCGAAGAAACCTTATGGAATGCCGCTTGGGACGGCGATCTTCTCGCAATCCAGGAATGCCTTCAAAAAGGCGCTGCGATCAGTGGCCGCAGCTTCAACAGCAGCAGCCCGCTCGAAGCCGCTGCCTACAATGGCCAAGCCGCAGCCTGCGACCTTCTTCTGGAAGCTGGCGCTGACCCCGATGCAACGGCAGCTCCAAGCGGTGAGACCGTCCTGCATCAGGTGATCACGAAGGCCGGCAGTCCGCAACGCACTCGCATCGTCAAGGCTTTGATCGCCGCGGGAGCCGATGTGAACCGGCAAACAGTCCCTGGCGTTGCGACACTCTGCTTCGCCCGCGACATCCGCGCTCGCGGCGAGACCGCTCTTCACCGCGCCGCCGCCTACGGTGATGTGGACATGATCACCGCCTTGATTGCCGCCGGTGCGGACAAAAGCACCAGAGACACCAACGGCGACTCGCCCCTTACCTGGGCGAGCTGGCACCTGCGCGACAACACCATCCTCCGCAGCCTGCTCTTCGGTGAATTCGAGGGATCGATCCCGGAGCACTGCGCTTGATACGGGATCGCTTGCTCCACACCTCTGGGCGCGCATAGCCTTGCGCCTAGCCCCATGCCCCATCTCCTTCTCTGCGGTCACGGCTACCTCGGCCAAGCAATCTCTCGCGACTTCCTTGCAGCGGGATGGGAAGTCACGGCGCTTTCCAGATCCGGCGACGATGGCAGCCTGGCCTGCGACCTTTCCTCAGCAGAGGACGTCTCCTCCTTGAATGTGCAGCCGGACTTCATCGTCCACTGCGCCTCGTCCGGCCGTGGCGGCCCGGAAGCCTATCGCGCCGTTTACCTCGGTGGCTGCCGACACTTGTTAGACCGCTTCCCCGGCGTCCCTCTCCTCTTCACCTCCAGCACTTCCGTCTACGCCCAGGTCGATGGCTCGGAAGTCACCGAGGAAAGCCCCGCCGAGCCCGATCGCGAAACCGGCAAGACCCTTCGCGAAACCGAAGACCTCGTGCTCTCCCGCGGTGGCATCGTCGCGCGACTCTCCGGCATCTATGGCCCGCAGCGCAGCGTCATCCTGAAAAAGTTCCTCTCCGGCGAAGCGGTG
Coding sequences within it:
- a CDS encoding family 78 glycoside hydrolase catalytic domain, whose translation is MKRSLALLFLSTFWSGHACADLSVSKLRCEYLVDPIGIDEIEPRLSWVVASTERGEKQTAWQVLVASTPEALAANQGDLWDSGKVSGSATNQIEYAGTALVSRAQCHWKIRAWDKDDHPSAWSTPAKWSVGLLENSDWSAQWIDGATFGTTETGPPATILSATYEAIDGTGTPINATALLNGMVAGGSFALGVTNETFGGEPSYNHLKQLRVQYQRGTQTTTKTFAEDSVMSYPADLPAIVFPTITSARYESVANPSVYRDVTSSLQASAQGGSFSKAVNNTNFGPDPAVNQVKRLRVNYEIDGVSSVRFTAENSTFNYPADLPKPLAVTLTAATYAAIDGTASANVLTNLNNRAASGPFSIVVNNANLGGDPAPNKVKRLRLDYTLDGKSLVKYYDEQVTLNYPSDLAKPTTVPYLRKPFALAKPVKKATLYAAALGVYELSLNGQRVGDSILAPEWTDYSKRLRYQAYDVTAQLASGNNVFGAHLAPGWYSGHIGNGGFKFWGASPALLGQLEVTFTDGTTQTIVTDGSWKMAASPTTYTDFMFGEDYDARREVSGWNTAGFDDSTWGGVLRRLEPARPIDGQVMEPVKKLMEITPKALTQPAPGKWTYDLGQNMVGVLRLKITAAAGTKITLRHGEMLNPDGTLYTANLRGAPSIDTYICKGGGEEVWTPRFTFHGFRYAELTGVSSQPALDAVTGIVFSSSIDFHGQFTSSDGFINQLQSNIQWGQRGNYLSVPTDCPQRDERLGWLGDAQVFVRTATYNADIAAFYTKWMTDVTDAQLVDGRVPDVAPNAAPSSGTPAWNDAVVICPWTIYQAYGDKRILEKSYPAMKAWVEYCRTNSTNSIRDRGRGADYGDWLSINADTNKELIGTAYYAYSARLLGKAAEVLGKTAEAATYEALFEAIKTAFNGKYVNQTTGAFVGTGASTQCAYALALKFDLLPTALRPAVTQLLDNDVIAKGNHLSTGFVGVSYLLPVLTENGKNNTAYNLLMQDTFPSWLFSVKLGATTIWERWDGWTPQNGFQSTIMNSFNHYSLGSCGEWLYGSVAGIGFHPAAPAYKKILIRPRPAAQLTHASGKIESMYGEIASSWSTHAGGFVLNVTIPTNTTAEVHVPAANAAEVMESGQPANAVAGITFLRMENGAAVFDVPSGRYRFSTGTTAPGSDTAARDPQAPLQMRISTLMANDGSGLQFLSVDPFSVNGATLEVIDGSIHYTPQPGNESPDSFTYAVRDAQGGVRSFTVSVGIIPADAPVQKAEDLKVRPDGSRRVVFSGVPGRIYRIQSSETMSSSESWTDRKTVQADDDGRFEMIDALPLPGKRFYRAVFP
- a CDS encoding NAD-dependent epimerase/dehydratase family protein, producing MPHLLLCGHGYLGQAISRDFLAAGWEVTALSRSGDDGSLACDLSSAEDVSSLNVQPDFIVHCASSGRGGPEAYRAVYLGGCRHLLDRFPGVPLLFTSSTSVYAQVDGSEVTEESPAEPDRETGKTLRETEDLVLSRGGIVARLSGIYGPQRSVILKKFLSGEAVIEEDGRRYLNQIYRDDASAAILCISSHLSTHRSQLFNLSDSRSLTQRECYESLSSIFSRPLPPTGPRDPDRKRGWTHKRVSNAKLRSLGWEPRFPSFLDAVIAIAPTL
- a CDS encoding DUF7133 domain-containing protein is translated as MKTLSASTMSLSRSFAFSVCLAAASSAQQQSDFYRREEIPTPKGEVLELGSIALMPDQKIAVTSRRGDLWICTGAYEDDLSKVTWKKFAEGLHEPLGMFWKDGWLYLTQRPEVTRIKDSDNDGVADTFETICSDWSIKGDYHEYAFGSEADKEGNIWVALCLTGSFTADVPFRGWCVRITPDGKMIPTCSGIRSPGGIGFNADGDAFYTDNQGPWNGSSSLKWLKPGSFQGNPQGNKFYDLAPNMGKRPVEPNDLSRIIKERARIKEFVPPAVVLPHAKVGHSPSGFAADTTGGKFGPWEKQIYVGEQTESEVQRISLEKVNGLYQGAVFHFLKGFEAGIVPLRQASDGSVFIGGTNRGWASSGHKPFTFERVRWTGKTPFEMHDISALKDGFEVTFTEPVDPETAGKTESYKMEAWTYIYRAEYGSPEVDQATPKITAATVSPDKKKVRLKVDGMVQGHVHHLQASGVKSASGGKLWHDEGWYTLNEIPK
- a CDS encoding ankyrin repeat domain-containing protein, translated to MPSPEETLWNAAWDGDLLAIQECLQKGAAISGRSFNSSSPLEAAAYNGQAAACDLLLEAGADPDATAAPSGETVLHQVITKAGSPQRTRIVKALIAAGADVNRQTVPGVATLCFARDIRARGETALHRAAAYGDVDMITALIAAGADKSTRDTNGDSPLTWASWHLRDNTILRSLLFGEFEGSIPEHCA
- a CDS encoding PA14 domain-containing protein; the protein is MLRTALFASLCAVPLHAQDGGQLFTLYCSACHGPDGKGATGGAFPPLAGSPWVAGDATRAVKVVLHGLHGEVEVDGRTFNLEMPPQGGVLPDDQIAAILTHVRSSWGNKEQPVTPEFVKATRDATADRKTQWTAEELLKLHPLTATKPPIANLLSQVYQGEWQKLPDFSTLKPGNVEEEHSGKISIAKAGFNESFGMVWQGDLTAPEAGEFRFRLDADDGARVLLDDKEVVKVDGTGPMDGSRGKEGKIELTAGAHKLRVEYFEFHGQEGIALSWRGPGIPSWRNLSDKPPKVGPDPIPVEPQNGRAVVYRNFIAGTTPRAIGIGFPGGVNLAYSADNLTAELIWTGAFMDASRHWVERGQGDQPPAGENVVKLSGSPSLPKDARFRGYKLDPTGNPTFSVQIDKQILLDSWKPAGSAQSPAFLRTLSLKGQGSPVEFLLSEKLPVQKASDKEFGLGNDLSLQAEGATLENRDSKLVLKLAPGQTATLTYRWK